The segment GGCTACCATTTTTTGACCATGAAAGTTGCAATCGGCAGCGATCACGCCGGTTTTGAGCTCAAACAGAAGGTTTTGGCGTGGTTGCGTGAAAAGGCATGCGAAGTTCAGGACGTCGGGACTCATTCCGAGGCGCGTTGTGATTATCCGGATTTCGCGAAAGTCGTGGCTGAAAAGGTGTCGAGAGGAGAGGTCGAGCGGGGAATTCTGGTGTGCGGGTCTGGAATCGGCATGTCCATCGCCGCCAATAAGGTGGCGGGGGTCCGGGCGGCCGAGTGCGTGGATCCTTACATGGCGGAGGTGAGCCGGTCGCACAATGACGCTAATG is part of the Terriglobia bacterium genome and harbors:
- the rpiB gene encoding ribose 5-phosphate isomerase B; translated protein: MKVAIGSDHAGFELKQKVLAWLREKACEVQDVGTHSEARCDYPDFAKVVAEKVSRGEVERGILVCGSGIGMSIAANKVAGVRAAECVDPYMAEVSRSHNDANVLCLGGRVVGEDVARKMVEIWLSTPFEGGRHAQRVEKIREIERQNLKGPPARDD